From one Halothece sp. PCC 7418 genomic stretch:
- a CDS encoding histidine phosphatase family protein, with the protein MTTKVVIIRHGQSTYNIEHIIQGRCDKSVLTEQGRTDAEKVGAVLRQLDIATLYTSPLQRAKETAEIVHRCFQVAPPLEVSELLQEVDLPLWEEMKKDQIASQFPEDYHCWKTRPHKFYMTVDGNKHYPVLSLYEQAQNFWKQILAKHKGETIAIVAHNGINRCLISSAIGVEPSLYHSIQQSNCGINVLNFKGAWGEPVELESLNQTSHLGTALPSPRKNQGIRLLLVRHGETDWNKESRFQGKIDIPLNDNGREQGRKAADFLKETPLDFAISSPMLRPKETAELILAHHSEIELEIQEPLLEISHGKWEGKLKPEIQAEYPELLKQWQETPEMVQMPDGENLQQVWDRAVACWEDIVAEKGHSPEEIKTGIVVAHDAINKVILCALLGLSPSNFWNVKQGNGAVSVIDYPDGKEGAPVLQAINITSHLAEGIFDQTAAGAL; encoded by the coding sequence GTGACGACAAAGGTTGTAATTATCCGTCATGGACAAAGTACCTATAATATCGAACACATCATCCAAGGACGTTGTGACAAATCGGTTTTAACAGAACAAGGTCGCACCGATGCAGAAAAAGTGGGCGCTGTGTTGCGTCAACTCGATATTGCAACACTCTATACAAGTCCTCTCCAAAGAGCAAAAGAAACGGCTGAGATTGTTCATCGCTGTTTTCAGGTTGCTCCTCCCCTAGAAGTGTCGGAATTACTCCAAGAAGTGGATCTTCCCTTGTGGGAAGAGATGAAAAAAGATCAGATCGCAAGCCAGTTTCCAGAAGATTATCACTGTTGGAAAACCCGTCCCCATAAATTCTATATGACCGTTGATGGGAATAAACATTATCCCGTGTTATCCCTTTATGAACAAGCTCAAAATTTCTGGAAACAAATCCTTGCTAAGCACAAAGGAGAAACAATCGCCATTGTTGCTCATAATGGGATTAATCGCTGTTTAATTAGCAGCGCGATCGGTGTTGAACCCAGCCTTTATCATTCCATTCAACAATCTAATTGCGGAATTAATGTTCTTAACTTTAAAGGCGCATGGGGAGAACCAGTTGAACTCGAATCTCTCAATCAAACCTCTCACTTGGGAACAGCTTTACCGTCTCCTCGGAAAAATCAAGGGATACGGTTACTTTTAGTGCGTCACGGGGAAACAGATTGGAATAAAGAGTCTCGGTTTCAAGGGAAAATTGATATTCCCCTGAATGACAATGGTAGAGAACAAGGGAGGAAAGCTGCTGATTTTCTCAAAGAAACCCCGTTAGATTTTGCCATTTCGAGCCCCATGTTACGCCCAAAAGAAACCGCAGAATTAATCCTCGCTCATCATTCAGAAATTGAATTAGAAATTCAAGAACCATTACTCGAAATTAGTCATGGTAAATGGGAAGGGAAATTAAAACCAGAAATTCAAGCCGAATATCCAGAACTCCTCAAACAATGGCAAGAAACGCCAGAAATGGTACAAATGCCCGATGGAGAGAACTTACAGCAAGTTTGGGATCGGGCTGTTGCTTGTTGGGAAGACATTGTTGCCGAAAAAGGACACTCTCCTGAAGAAATAAAAACTGGAATCGTTGTTGCTCATGATGCCATTAATAAAGTCATTCTCTGTGCTTTATTAGGGCTTTCTCCTAGTAATTTCTGGAATGTGAAACAAGGGAATGGTGCCGTCAGTGTCATTGATTATCCTGACGGGAAAGAGGGTGCGCCTGTTTTGCAAGCCATTAATATTACCAGTCACCTTGCAGAAGGCATTTTTGACCAGACCGCAGCTGGTGCTTTGTAA